One Amaranthus tricolor cultivar Red isolate AtriRed21 chromosome 1, ASM2621246v1, whole genome shotgun sequence DNA window includes the following coding sequences:
- the LOC130828184 gene encoding uncharacterized protein LOC130828184, producing the protein MASSRVCKSSYHARSISLPSRPHAITDQFNEQLHRLRSSQAATTSSSSSPSRSLSGLNYLYDCVDELFQMPLHQQILSQNRQAEWVEEVSEGYLKLLDICGTSRDALLQSKKNLQDIHSILRRRCSGELDITNEAEKYLNTRKTAKKTIKKCLKCIKEAGQNKSSSAIENMLKDVETITIDVLKSLLSHIAGVKLQSQKTRWSVLSKLINQSAVKAAATSSSAFVVVDATLDSMICQKKNAADMSKVEDIRCQMVNLESEIQDLVEVVEYLFRNLIKTRATLLNILSSFEENLCRLGSSQTASTSSSSVSHNLSILGDLYTCVDELLHLPINQQSITQDCRAKWLNDMLDESLRLLDICTNDKDALLQIKESIQNIQSVLHRRFSDELIIDIEIVQYMYARKMIKKTTKNCLKDMKKVSNNDATSPIAGMLKEVETMTAEILNSMLVYIGGSKTLPMKNGWSLVSKLVHQKSDKESTATTSRFDDLDSVLSTLISQKKKISINMMHVDSLTNQMGQLESEIQDLDGALEIMFRHLVKTRATLLNILSN; encoded by the exons ATGGCTTCTTCTCGAGTTTGCAAATCCTCTTACCATGCTCGTTCTATCAGTTTACCATCAAGACCACACGCAATTACTGACCAATTTAATGAACAGCTACACAGATTGAGGTCTTCTCAAGCTGCCACCACATCTTCTTCCTCATCACCAAGCCGCAGCCTTAGCGGCCTAAATTACTTGTACGACTGTGTGGATGAGTTGTTTCAGATGCCTCTTCATCAACAGATCCTCTCCCAAAATCGGCAGGCGGAATGGGTTGAGGAAGTTTCGGAGGGATATCTAAAGCTCCTTGACATTTGTGGCACATCCAGGGATGCCTTGCTACAGTCAAAGAAAAATCTCCAAGACATTCATTCAATTCTGCGCAGAAGGTGCAGTGGCGAATTGGATATTACCAATGAAGCTGAAAAATACTTAAACACCAGAAAGACAGCCAAGAAAACAATCAAGAAGTGCTTGAAATGTATCAAGGAAGCTGGCCAAAATAAAAGCAGTAGTGCCATTGAGAATATGCTGAAAGATGTAGAAACGATAACAATTGATGTCTTAAAATCACTGTTGTCTCATATTGCGGGTGTTAAGTTACAATCACAAAAAACCAGATGGTCTGTGCTTTCCAAATTAATCAACCAAAGTGCCGTAAAAGCAGCCGCTACATCGAGCAGTGCATTTGTCGTTGTTGATGCTACTCTAGACTCAATGATCTGCCAGAAGAAAAATGCTGCAGATATGTCTAAAGTCGAAGACATAAGGTGCCAAATGGTGAATTTGGAGTCCGAAATTCAAGATCTTGTTGAAGTCGTAGAATACTTGTTTAGGAATCTTATTAAGACTAGAGCAACTCTTCTCAACATTCTTAGCAGT TTCGAAGAGAATTTATGTAGATTAGGGTCTTCCCAAACTGCCTCCACTTCATCCTCATCAGTAAGCCACAATCTTAGCATCCTTGGAGACTTGTATACCTGTGTTGATGAGCTGCTTCACTTGCCCATCAATCAACAAAGCATCACTCAAGATTGCCGAGCAAAATGGCTTAATGATATGTTAGATGAGTCTCTAAGGCTACTGGACATCTGCACCAATGATAAGGATGCTCTGTTGCAAATAAAAGAAAGCATCCAAAATATCCAGTCTGTTCTCCACAGAAGATTCAGTGAtgaattgatcattgatattgAAATTGTCCAGTACATGTATGCCAGAAAGATGATCAAGAAAACAACTAAAAACTGCTTGAAAGATATGAAGAAAGTTTCTAATAATGATGCCACTAGTCCTATTGCAGGCATGTTGAAGGAGGTGGAAACAATGACTGCTGAGATCCTTAACTCTATGCTAGTATACATAGGTGGATCCAAAACGCTACCAATGAAAAACGGTTGGTCTCTGGTGAGTAAATTAGTCCACCAGAAGTCTGACAAAGAATCAACAGCAACCACGAGCAGGTTTGATGATCTCGATTCTGTATTGAGTACCCTAATTTCCCAAAAGAAGAAAATCAGCATCAACATGATGCATGTAGACAGCTTAACAAATCAGATGGGACAACTAGAATCTGAAATTCAAGATCTTGATGGAGCATTGGAAATAATGTTCAGGCATCTAGTTAAGACTAGAGCAACTCTATTGAACATTCTTAGCAACTAG
- the LOC130797790 gene encoding serine/threonine-protein kinase BSK1-like isoform X1, whose protein sequence is MGCCISRENNPEKQPKNNNSNPVVHHHQQTPASDVGGGGIVIVPSGVPAFAEFSFADLKAATNNFSSEFIVSESGEKAPNVVYKGHLKNQQWIAVKKFTKLAWPDPKQFAEEAWGVGKLRHSRLANLIGYCCDGDERLLVAEFMPNDTLAKHLFHCKGEKQTIEWAMRLRVALNVAEALDYCSSEGRPLYHDLNAYRVLFDENGDPRLSCFGLMKNSRDGRSYSTNLAYTPPEYHRNGKVTPESVIYSFGTILLDLLSGKHIPPSHALDMIRSKNLNLLMDSHLEGKFSTEEATVVVNLASLCLHNEPRERPNTKDLVSTLSPLNTNPDVASLVMLGVSKQEDAQATATPQRPLSPMGEACSRMDLTAIHQLLVMTHYREDEGTNELSFQEWTQQMRDMLEARKRGDHAFKDKDFKTAIDCYSQFINVGIMVSPTVYARRSLCYLMNDQADAALRDAMQAQCVHPDWPTAFYMQSVALAKLDMQKDAVDMLNEASCLEEKKQKVGRS, encoded by the exons ATGGGTTGCTGTATATCTAGAGAAAATAACCCAGAAAAGCAACCCAAAAACAATAATTCTAACCCagttgttcatcatcatcagcaAACACCAGCAAGTGATGTTGGAGGTGGTGGAATAGTTATTGTTCCTAGTGGTGTTCCTGCTTTTGCTGAGTTTTCATTTGCAGACTTGAAAGCAGCAACAAATAATTTTAGCTCAGAATTTATAGTGTCAGAAAGTGGTGAAAAAGCACCTAATGTTGTTTATAAAGGCCACCTTAAGAATCAACAATGGATTGCTGTTAAGAAGTTTACCAAATTAGCTTGGCCTGATCCTAAACAATTTGCG GAGGAGGCTTGGGGAGTTGGCAAATTAAGGCACTCAAGGCTAGCAAATTTGATTGGATATTGCTGTGATGGTGATGAGAGGTTACTTGTTGCTGAATTCATGCCTAATGATACTCTTGCCAAGCATTTGTTCCACTGTAAGG GGGAAAAACAAACTATTGAGTGGGCGATGCGATTGAGAGTAGCTCTTAATGTTGCAGAAGCCTTAGATTACTGTAGTTCTGAGGGTCGTCCATTGTACCACGATCTAAATGCTTACAGGGTTCTCTTTGATGAG AATGGTGATCCTAGACTTTCATGTTTTGGATTGATGAAAAACAGTAGGGATGGGAGAAGTTACAGCACCAATCTTGCCTACACCCCGCCAGAGTATCATCGAAATG GAAAAGTTACACCTGAAAGTGTTATTTACAGCTTTGGTACAATTCTTTTGGACTTACTGAGCGGAAAGCACATACCTCCAAGTCAT GCCCTTGATATGATACGCAGCAAAAATCTAAACCTATTAATGGATTCCCATTTGGAGGGCAAATTTTCCACTGAAGAAGCTACTGTGGTTGTTAATCTGGCTTCTCTATGTTTGCATAATGAACCTCGGGAGCGACCAAACACCAAGGATCTCGTTTCAACACTTTCCCCACTGAATACAAATCCTGAT GTTGCATCACTTGTCATGCTTGGGGTATCAAAGCAAGAGGATGCACAAGCAACCGCTACCCCTCAGCGACCTCTTTCGCCCATGGGTGAGGCATGCTCTCGGATGGACCTTACAGCAATTCATCAGCTATTAGTAATGACACACTACAGAGAAGATGAGGGAACGAACGAG CTATCATTTCAAGAATGGACTCAACAAATGAGGGACATGCTAGAAGCAAGGAAGCGTGGAGACCATGCATTCAAAGATAAAGATTTCAAGACAGCCATTGACTGTTACTCTCAG TTCATAAATGTGGGTATTATGGTCTCACCGACTGTATACGCAAGGAGAAGCTTGTGCTACCTTATGAATGATCAAGCAGATGCGGCTCTTAGAGACGCAATGCAAGCACAATGTGTGCACCCTGATTGGCCAACTGCCTTCTATATGCAATCAGTTGCCCTTGCAAAGCTGGATATGCAGAAGGATGCTGTCGACATGCTAAATGAAGCGTCTTGTCTCGAAGAAAAGAAGCAAAAGGTTGGAAGAAGTTGA
- the LOC130797803 gene encoding uncharacterized protein LOC130797803: MANSPSNQPVRSISLPSRPHPLVPQIDEHVSKLRSSEVVSTSVSQLSSLGYKLSILKDLYECLENLILLPQNQQKLMLFSNASSIDELLDGSLRLLDVCGIAKDVLAQVKEHMQEILSSLRRRSNTDLSIGDEIVDYVNMRKKTRMTMKKCLKDVKGLMKRFTSQKGDHENAAMVDVLREVEGVTAEIFESLLEAISGSKSQFHKRNASLSIVMCKLIMYQNEESEEEEESKNEFDDVDSTLSSLVITQKKRICLNVIQAENLRRRLVKLDSAIQDLDEVLEGVFRCLVKTRATLLNISYY, translated from the coding sequence ATGGCCAACTCTCCCTCGAATCAACCTGTTCGTTCGATTAGTTTGCCATCTAGACCTCACCCATTAGTCCCACAAATCGATGAACATGTATCGAAATTAAGGTCTTCAGAGGTGGTTTCTACTTCTGTTTCTCAACTATCCTCATTAGGCTACAAGCTTAGCATCCTTAAAGACTTGTATGAGTGTTTGGAGAATTTAATTCTTCTACcacaaaaccaacaaaaactaATGCTATTTTCCAATGCTAGCAGCATCGATGAGCTGCTCGATGGATCATTGAGGCTCTTGGACGTCTGCGGCATTGCTAAGGATGTTTTGGCGCAAGTGAAGGAACATATGCAAGAAATACTATCTTCTCTTAGAAGAAGATCGAACACAGATTTGAGCATTGGGGACGAAATTGTCGATTATGTGAATATGAGGAAGAAGACTAGGATGACGATGAAGAAATGTTTGAAAGATGTCAAGGGTTTGATGAAACGATTCACCTCTCAAAAGGGTGATCATGAGAACGCTGCTATGGTTGATGTTTTACGAGAAGTCGAGGGAGTAACAGCTGAGATCTTTGAGTCCTTATTGGAAGCAATTTCTGGGTCAAAGTCACAGTTTCACAAGAGAAATGCTAGTTTGTCTATTGTTATGTGCAAGCTAATTATGTACCAAAATGAGGAATCTGAGGAAGAAGAGGAATCCAAAAATGAATTCGATGATGTCGATTCAACTTTGAGTTCATTGGTGATTACCCAAAAGAAGAGAATTTGCCTCAATGTAATACAAGCTGAGAATTTGAGGAGACGACTAGTTAAGTTAGACTCGGCAATTCAAGATTTGGACGAAGTGCTAGAAGGCGTGTTCAGGTGTCTGGTGAAGACCAGAGCAACCCTCCTAAACATCAGTTACTATTGA
- the LOC130797810 gene encoding uncharacterized protein LOC130797810 gives MLIYRTESIIKDIHFWIQINYRTTREGIQQLLLVFRRKLHEHDVAKEVSTHLNSRKIVKKELAKLLRTAESFGKKFYRDTSNKTEESISYLQILDNSQSISVDVFKSLFSYISGSNAISEASKWSLVSKLIHLRHEPLEEEDCSNRNKFEVVDSALHMLSRPKTNAWMKNEQIEKLRDHLEDLRLSVLDLERSLECLCRFFIKSRVILLNLLGH, from the exons ATGCTAATTTATCGGACCGAATCTATTATCAAGGATATACATTTCTGGATACAAATTAACTATCGGACT ACAAGGGAAGGAATACAGCAACTTCTATTGGTTTTCCGTAGAAAGCTTCATGAACATGATGTTGCTAAGGAGGTTAGTACACACTTGAATTCAAGGAAGATAGTCAAGAAAGAGCTGGCAAAGTTATTAAGGACTGCAGAGAGCTTTGGAAAGAAATTTTACAGAGATACCTCAAATAAAACTGAAGAGAGTATTTCTTATTTACAAATATTAGATAATTCACAATCAATCTCTGTTGACGTGTTCAAGTCCTTATTCTCCTACATATCTGGTTCAAATGCAATATCAGAAGCAAGCAAGTGGTCTTTGGTTAGCAAACTGATCCACCTGAGACATGAGCCACTTGAAGAAGAGGATTGCTCAAACAGAAATAAATTTGAAGTTGTAGATAGTGCTCTTCACATGCTAAGCAGGCCAAAGACAAATGCATGGATGAAGAATGAGCAGATTGAAAAGTTGAGAGACCACCTTGAAGACCTTAGGCTGTCAGTATTAGATCTTGAAAGGTCACTAGAGTGTTTGTGTAGGTTTTTTATCAAGTCTAGAGTGATTCTTCTCAATTTACTTGGCCACTAA
- the LOC130797790 gene encoding serine/threonine-protein kinase BSK1-like isoform X2, translated as MGCCISRENNPEKQPKNNNSNPVVHHHQQTPASDVGGGGIVIVPSGVPAFAEFSFADLKAATNNFSSEFIVSESGEKAPNVVYKGHLKNQQWIAVKKFTKLAWPDPKQFAEEAWGVGKLRHSRLANLIGYCCDGDERLLVAEFMPNDTLAKHLFHWEKQTIEWAMRLRVALNVAEALDYCSSEGRPLYHDLNAYRVLFDENGDPRLSCFGLMKNSRDGRSYSTNLAYTPPEYHRNGKVTPESVIYSFGTILLDLLSGKHIPPSHALDMIRSKNLNLLMDSHLEGKFSTEEATVVVNLASLCLHNEPRERPNTKDLVSTLSPLNTNPDVASLVMLGVSKQEDAQATATPQRPLSPMGEACSRMDLTAIHQLLVMTHYREDEGTNELSFQEWTQQMRDMLEARKRGDHAFKDKDFKTAIDCYSQFINVGIMVSPTVYARRSLCYLMNDQADAALRDAMQAQCVHPDWPTAFYMQSVALAKLDMQKDAVDMLNEASCLEEKKQKVGRS; from the exons ATGGGTTGCTGTATATCTAGAGAAAATAACCCAGAAAAGCAACCCAAAAACAATAATTCTAACCCagttgttcatcatcatcagcaAACACCAGCAAGTGATGTTGGAGGTGGTGGAATAGTTATTGTTCCTAGTGGTGTTCCTGCTTTTGCTGAGTTTTCATTTGCAGACTTGAAAGCAGCAACAAATAATTTTAGCTCAGAATTTATAGTGTCAGAAAGTGGTGAAAAAGCACCTAATGTTGTTTATAAAGGCCACCTTAAGAATCAACAATGGATTGCTGTTAAGAAGTTTACCAAATTAGCTTGGCCTGATCCTAAACAATTTGCG GAGGAGGCTTGGGGAGTTGGCAAATTAAGGCACTCAAGGCTAGCAAATTTGATTGGATATTGCTGTGATGGTGATGAGAGGTTACTTGTTGCTGAATTCATGCCTAATGATACTCTTGCCAAGCATTTGTTCCACT GGGAAAAACAAACTATTGAGTGGGCGATGCGATTGAGAGTAGCTCTTAATGTTGCAGAAGCCTTAGATTACTGTAGTTCTGAGGGTCGTCCATTGTACCACGATCTAAATGCTTACAGGGTTCTCTTTGATGAG AATGGTGATCCTAGACTTTCATGTTTTGGATTGATGAAAAACAGTAGGGATGGGAGAAGTTACAGCACCAATCTTGCCTACACCCCGCCAGAGTATCATCGAAATG GAAAAGTTACACCTGAAAGTGTTATTTACAGCTTTGGTACAATTCTTTTGGACTTACTGAGCGGAAAGCACATACCTCCAAGTCAT GCCCTTGATATGATACGCAGCAAAAATCTAAACCTATTAATGGATTCCCATTTGGAGGGCAAATTTTCCACTGAAGAAGCTACTGTGGTTGTTAATCTGGCTTCTCTATGTTTGCATAATGAACCTCGGGAGCGACCAAACACCAAGGATCTCGTTTCAACACTTTCCCCACTGAATACAAATCCTGAT GTTGCATCACTTGTCATGCTTGGGGTATCAAAGCAAGAGGATGCACAAGCAACCGCTACCCCTCAGCGACCTCTTTCGCCCATGGGTGAGGCATGCTCTCGGATGGACCTTACAGCAATTCATCAGCTATTAGTAATGACACACTACAGAGAAGATGAGGGAACGAACGAG CTATCATTTCAAGAATGGACTCAACAAATGAGGGACATGCTAGAAGCAAGGAAGCGTGGAGACCATGCATTCAAAGATAAAGATTTCAAGACAGCCATTGACTGTTACTCTCAG TTCATAAATGTGGGTATTATGGTCTCACCGACTGTATACGCAAGGAGAAGCTTGTGCTACCTTATGAATGATCAAGCAGATGCGGCTCTTAGAGACGCAATGCAAGCACAATGTGTGCACCCTGATTGGCCAACTGCCTTCTATATGCAATCAGTTGCCCTTGCAAAGCTGGATATGCAGAAGGATGCTGTCGACATGCTAAATGAAGCGTCTTGTCTCGAAGAAAAGAAGCAAAAGGTTGGAAGAAGTTGA